A stretch of Saccharothrix texasensis DNA encodes these proteins:
- a CDS encoding ABC transporter ATP-binding protein: MQGVSVRRGKTTLVGDVDWSVELDERWVVLGPNGAGKTTLLRLAGAELHPTKGKVHLLGERIGRTDVAELRPRIGLSSSALNGRIPPDEKVVDLVVSAGYAVLGRWREEYDKLDTGRAVELLAAMGIEHLADRAYGTLSEGERKRTLISRALMTDPEMLLLDEPAAGLDLGGREDLVARLSELAMDPDAPATVLVTHHVEEIPPGFTHALLLRDGGIVAQGLLADVLTEENLSKTFDQPLELQRSGDRYFARRKTTEG, from the coding sequence ATGCAGGGTGTTTCGGTTCGACGTGGCAAGACCACGCTGGTCGGGGACGTCGACTGGAGCGTGGAGCTGGACGAGCGCTGGGTCGTGCTCGGGCCGAACGGCGCGGGCAAGACGACGCTGCTGAGGCTGGCCGGCGCGGAGCTGCACCCCACCAAGGGCAAGGTGCACCTGCTCGGCGAGCGGATCGGCCGGACGGACGTGGCGGAGCTGCGACCCCGCATCGGGCTGTCCTCGTCGGCGCTGAACGGGCGGATCCCGCCCGACGAGAAGGTGGTCGACCTGGTGGTCAGCGCCGGGTACGCGGTGCTGGGCCGGTGGCGCGAGGAGTACGACAAGCTCGACACCGGTCGCGCCGTGGAGCTGCTGGCCGCGATGGGCATCGAGCACCTGGCCGACCGCGCCTACGGCACGCTGTCCGAGGGCGAGCGCAAGCGCACGCTGATCTCGCGCGCGTTGATGACCGACCCGGAGATGCTGCTGCTCGACGAGCCGGCGGCGGGCCTCGACCTGGGTGGCCGCGAGGACCTGGTCGCCCGGCTGTCGGAGCTGGCGATGGACCCGGACGCGCCGGCGACGGTGCTGGTCACGCACCACGTGGAGGAGATCCCGCCGGGGTTCACGCACGCGCTGCTGCTGCGTGACGGCGGCATCGTGGCGCAGGGCTTGCTGGCGGACGTGCTGACCGAGGAGAACCTGTCGAAGACGTTCGACCAGCCGTTGGAGCTCCAGCGGTCGGGTGACAGGTACTTCGCCCGGCGGAAAACTACCGAGGGGTAA
- a CDS encoding alpha-1,4-glucan--maltose-1-phosphate maltosyltransferase — MSGRLGIDDVSPTVSGGRYPAKAVVGEHVPVEATVWREGHDAVAATVAWRGPDDRVARQTRMVPHGVGLDRWTATIVPDSPGAWTFRVDAWSDPWATWEHAVEVKIAAGQSAHELANDLEAGALLLDRVSRRPDRRKDKPLLVNAATALRDEHRPLAERVAPALAGDVRRIMHEHPVRELVTRGKPQKVWVDRKLAAFGSWYEFFPRSTGGVDESGVPVHGTFVTAAKELDRVAAMGFDVAYLPPIHPIGRVNRKGPNNTLTATEDDPGSTWAIGADEGGHDAIHPELGTIEDFDAFVDRARELNIEVALDLALQCAPDHPWVLKNPEWFTTRPDGSIAYAENPPKKYQDIYPVNFDNDPQGIYNEVLRVVLHWVDHGVRIFRVDNPHTKPPDFWAWLIWAVKDRHPDVLFLSEAFTRPARLYGLAKLGFTQSYTYFTWRTTKEELTEFGAELVEHWDEARPNLFVNTPDILHESLQHGGPGMFALRAALAATMAPTWGVYSGYELFEHEAVRPGSEEYLNSEKYQLRPRDYAAAVAEGRSLEPWLRKLNAIRRAHPALQQMRTLRFHHVDNPALIAYSKQDPASGDTVVVVVNLDPHNAQDGTVWLDLPALGVDWHERLIAHDEVSGETWDWGQANYVRLEPWRAPAHVVGVQRRFSSAG, encoded by the coding sequence ATGAGCGGACGACTCGGTATCGACGATGTCTCCCCGACCGTGAGCGGCGGTCGCTACCCGGCGAAGGCCGTGGTCGGCGAACACGTGCCGGTCGAGGCCACGGTGTGGCGCGAGGGCCACGACGCCGTGGCCGCCACGGTGGCGTGGCGGGGACCGGACGACCGGGTCGCCAGACAGACGAGGATGGTCCCGCACGGGGTCGGCCTCGACCGCTGGACCGCCACGATCGTGCCGGACTCGCCGGGCGCGTGGACGTTCCGGGTGGACGCCTGGAGCGACCCGTGGGCCACCTGGGAGCACGCCGTCGAGGTCAAGATCGCCGCGGGGCAGAGCGCGCACGAGCTGGCGAACGACCTGGAGGCCGGCGCGCTCCTGCTCGACCGCGTGAGCCGCCGCCCCGACCGGCGCAAGGACAAGCCGCTGCTGGTCAACGCGGCCACCGCGCTGCGCGACGAGCACCGGCCCCTCGCCGAGCGGGTCGCGCCAGCCCTCGCGGGCGACGTCCGCCGGATCATGCACGAGCACCCCGTCCGCGAGCTGGTCACCAGGGGCAAGCCGCAGAAGGTGTGGGTCGACCGCAAGCTCGCGGCGTTCGGCTCCTGGTACGAGTTCTTCCCCCGCAGCACGGGCGGCGTCGACGAGTCGGGCGTCCCGGTGCACGGCACGTTCGTCACCGCCGCCAAGGAGCTCGACCGCGTCGCGGCCATGGGCTTCGACGTCGCCTACCTGCCCCCGATCCACCCGATCGGGCGGGTGAACCGCAAGGGCCCGAACAACACGCTCACCGCCACCGAGGACGACCCCGGCTCGACCTGGGCCATCGGCGCGGACGAGGGCGGGCACGACGCGATCCACCCCGAACTCGGCACCATCGAGGACTTCGACGCGTTCGTCGACCGGGCCCGCGAGCTGAACATCGAGGTGGCGCTGGACCTGGCGCTGCAGTGCGCCCCCGACCACCCGTGGGTGCTGAAGAACCCCGAGTGGTTCACCACCCGCCCGGACGGCTCGATCGCCTACGCGGAGAACCCGCCGAAGAAGTACCAGGACATCTACCCGGTCAACTTCGACAACGACCCGCAGGGCATCTACAACGAGGTGCTGCGCGTCGTGCTGCACTGGGTGGACCACGGGGTGCGGATCTTCCGGGTCGACAACCCGCACACCAAGCCGCCGGACTTCTGGGCGTGGCTGATCTGGGCGGTCAAGGACCGCCACCCGGACGTGCTGTTCCTGTCCGAGGCGTTCACCCGGCCGGCCCGCCTGTACGGCCTGGCCAAGCTCGGCTTCACGCAGAGCTACACCTACTTCACCTGGCGCACGACCAAGGAGGAGCTGACCGAGTTCGGCGCCGAACTGGTCGAGCACTGGGACGAAGCGCGACCCAACCTGTTCGTCAACACCCCCGACATCCTGCACGAGTCGCTGCAGCACGGCGGCCCGGGCATGTTCGCGCTGCGCGCGGCGCTGGCGGCGACGATGGCGCCGACCTGGGGCGTGTACTCGGGTTACGAGCTGTTCGAGCACGAGGCCGTCCGGCCGGGCAGCGAGGAGTACCTGAACTCGGAGAAGTACCAGCTCCGCCCCCGCGACTACGCGGCGGCGGTGGCCGAGGGACGGTCGCTGGAACCGTGGTTGCGCAAGCTGAACGCGATCCGCCGGGCGCACCCGGCGCTGCAGCAGATGCGAACACTCCGGTTCCACCACGTCGACAACCCGGCGCTGATCGCCTACTCCAAGCAGGACCCGGCCAGTGGCGACACAGTCGTCGTCGTGGTCAACCTGGACCCGCACAACGCGCAGGACGGCACCGTCTGGCTGGACCTGCCCGCGCTCGGCGTCGACTGGCACGAGCGGCTGATCGCGCACGACGAGGTGTCCGGGGAGACCTGGGACTGGGGTCAGGCGAACTACGTCCGCCTGGAACCCTGGCGCGCCCCGGCGCACGTCGTCGGCGTCCAGCGCAGGTTCAGCAGCGCCGGTTGA
- a CDS encoding rhodanese-like domain-containing protein has protein sequence MSAEELLEEARRSLTRVSPEELAGLADVLVVDIRPHHNRAAEGEIPGSIPVERIVLEWRLDPDGEHRIPGFTADTTVVVLCNEGYASSLAARDLQRVGLPRATDLVGGFRGYAAAGLPVRPGATQAVT, from the coding sequence GTGAGTGCCGAGGAGTTGCTCGAAGAGGCGCGGCGGTCGTTGACCCGCGTGTCGCCGGAGGAGCTGGCCGGGTTGGCCGACGTGCTGGTGGTCGACATCCGACCGCACCACAACCGGGCGGCGGAGGGCGAGATCCCCGGCTCGATCCCGGTGGAGCGGATCGTGCTGGAGTGGCGGCTCGACCCGGACGGCGAGCACCGCATCCCCGGCTTCACCGCGGACACCACCGTGGTCGTGCTGTGCAACGAGGGATACGCCTCCAGCCTGGCCGCCCGCGACCTGCAACGCGTGGGCCTGCCGCGCGCGACGGACCTGGTGGGCGGCTTCCGCGGCTACGCCGCCGCCGGCCTCCCCGTCCGCCCGGGCGCCACCCAGGCCGTCACCTGA
- the treS gene encoding maltose alpha-D-glucosyltransferase: MQEEARPDAALVGLENVPHTGEAIGADGLLVEPQAEDFRSAKLVPRERDWFKGAVFYEVLVRAFSDSNGDGTGDLRGLASRLDYLEWLGVDCLWLPPFYASPLRDGGYDISDFRAVLPEFGSVEDFVYLLDEAHRRGIRVITDLVLNHTSDAHPWFQQSRADPDGPYGDYYVWSDDDQRYADARIIFVDTESSNWTYDPVRGQFYWHRFFSHQPDLNFENPHVQEAMLDTLRFWLDLGIDGFRLDAVPYLFEAEGTNCENLPRTHDFLKRCRKVVDDEYPGRVLLAEANQWPSDVVEYFGDPEVGGDECHMAFHFPLMPRIFMAVRRESRFPISEILAQTPEIPSGAQWGIFLRNHDELTLEMVTDEERDYMYAEYAKDPRMKANIGIRRRLAPLLENDRNQQELFTAMLLSLPGSPVLYYGDEIGMGDNIWLGDRDAVRTPMQWTPDRNAGFSSCDPGRIYLPVIMDPVYGYQALNVEAQLNNQSSLLHWTRRMIEVRKQHHAFAEGDFTDLGGSNPSVLAYRRRWLRPDGHEDVVLCVNNLSRFPQPVELDLSEHHGSRPVELTGGVVFPTVGDLPYLLTLPGHGFYWFQLVEADDDSEPR, from the coding sequence ATGCAGGAAGAGGCACGACCCGACGCCGCGCTGGTAGGCCTGGAGAACGTGCCGCACACCGGCGAGGCCATCGGCGCGGACGGCCTGCTGGTCGAACCGCAGGCCGAGGACTTCCGGTCGGCCAAGCTCGTGCCGCGCGAGCGCGACTGGTTCAAGGGCGCGGTGTTCTACGAGGTTCTGGTGCGCGCGTTCAGCGACTCCAACGGCGACGGCACCGGAGACCTGCGGGGCCTCGCGTCCCGCTTGGACTACCTGGAGTGGCTCGGCGTCGACTGCCTGTGGCTGCCGCCGTTCTACGCCTCGCCGCTGCGCGACGGCGGCTACGACATCTCCGACTTCCGCGCGGTGCTGCCGGAGTTCGGCTCGGTCGAGGACTTCGTGTACCTGCTGGACGAGGCGCACCGGCGCGGCATCCGGGTGATCACCGACCTGGTGCTCAACCACACCAGCGACGCGCACCCGTGGTTCCAGCAGTCGCGCGCCGACCCGGACGGGCCTTACGGCGACTACTACGTGTGGAGCGACGACGACCAGCGCTACGCGGACGCGCGGATCATCTTCGTCGACACCGAGTCGTCCAACTGGACCTACGACCCGGTGCGCGGCCAGTTCTACTGGCACCGGTTCTTCTCCCACCAACCCGACCTGAACTTCGAGAACCCGCACGTCCAGGAGGCCATGCTGGACACCCTGCGGTTCTGGCTCGACCTGGGCATCGACGGGTTCCGGCTCGACGCCGTGCCGTACCTGTTCGAGGCGGAGGGCACGAACTGCGAGAACCTGCCGCGCACGCACGACTTCCTCAAGCGCTGCCGCAAGGTCGTCGACGACGAGTACCCGGGCCGGGTGCTGCTCGCGGAGGCCAACCAGTGGCCGTCGGACGTGGTCGAGTACTTCGGCGACCCCGAGGTGGGCGGCGACGAGTGCCACATGGCGTTCCACTTCCCGCTGATGCCGCGCATCTTCATGGCGGTGCGGCGCGAGTCGCGGTTCCCGATCTCGGAGATCCTGGCGCAGACCCCGGAGATCCCGTCCGGCGCGCAGTGGGGGATCTTCCTGCGCAACCACGACGAGCTGACGCTCGAGATGGTCACCGACGAGGAACGCGACTACATGTACGCGGAGTACGCCAAGGACCCGCGGATGAAGGCGAACATCGGCATCAGACGGCGCCTGGCGCCGCTGCTGGAGAACGACCGCAACCAGCAGGAGCTGTTCACCGCGATGCTGCTGTCGCTCCCCGGCTCGCCCGTCCTCTACTACGGTGACGAGATCGGCATGGGCGACAACATCTGGCTGGGCGACCGCGACGCGGTGCGCACGCCGATGCAGTGGACCCCCGACCGCAACGCGGGGTTCTCCAGCTGCGACCCCGGCCGGATCTACCTGCCGGTGATCATGGACCCGGTGTACGGCTACCAGGCGCTCAACGTCGAGGCGCAGCTGAACAACCAGTCCTCGCTGCTGCACTGGACCCGGCGGATGATCGAGGTGCGCAAGCAGCACCACGCGTTCGCGGAGGGCGACTTCACCGACCTGGGCGGGTCGAACCCGAGCGTGCTGGCCTACCGCCGGCGGTGGTTGCGGCCCGATGGCCACGAGGACGTCGTGCTGTGCGTGAACAACCTGTCGCGGTTCCCGCAGCCGGTCGAGCTCGACCTGTCGGAGCACCACGGCAGCCGGCCGGTCGAGCTGACCGGCGGCGTCGTCTTCCCGACCGTGGGCGACCTGCCCTACCTGCTGACCCTGCCCGGGCACGGCTTCTACTGGTTCCAGCTCGTGGAAGCCGACGACGACAGCGAGCCGAGGTGA
- the glgX gene encoding glycogen debranching protein GlgX codes for MAADSILLAGRPFPLGAHPEAGGVRFAVSAPPAHAVEVCLISEDGTEERVELTERTFGVWHGLISGVTPGQRYGYRVHGPYDPSRGLRCNPAKLLVDPYATRITGALSDLDAALGYVDDPMLGGPSPVDSLGSVPLSVVTSPGGPATGVKPEVPFEEAVFYELHVRGFTKLHPAVPEHQRGTYLGLAHPAVLEHLTRLGVTSVELLPVHAFVDEPSLIRDGRHNYWGYSPLSYFAPHPGYASEPGREVEEFRTMVAALHAAEIEVIIDVVFNHTCEGGPEGPTLSYRGFDAPGYYLHIDGGGTLDITGCGNTTEAGSPQFVRLVTDSLRYWATEMGVDGFRFDLASTLGRPGGGRFDRASAMLTAITSDPVLSRCKLIAEPWDATGDGYRVGDFGVQWAEWNGRYRDTVRDFWRGMTSVRDLAYRLSGSSDLYADDLRRPWQSINFVTAHDGFTLRDLVSYNDKHNLANGEDNRDGTNDNRSWNCGVEGETDDAEVLALRARQARNLFATLMLSTGTPMLTAGDEQWRTQGGNNNAYCLDDETSWMDWGLGAEGEAMLAFARRIVAVRRASPALRQPQFFDGRTTASGAPDLVWFRPDGEEMAETDWFDDGRQFLGMWIDGSNSLSRSRDGELVSDDSWLLLLHAGADPVEVTLPGPEYGGRYQPTIDSTTPDGSPVAGESLPAGATVVLEGRSLLLLRVPN; via the coding sequence ATGGCTGCCGACTCGATCCTGCTCGCGGGCCGACCGTTCCCCCTCGGGGCGCACCCCGAGGCCGGAGGTGTGCGCTTCGCGGTCTCGGCGCCGCCCGCCCACGCCGTGGAAGTGTGCCTGATCAGCGAAGACGGCACCGAGGAGCGGGTCGAGCTGACCGAGCGCACGTTCGGCGTCTGGCACGGGTTGATCTCCGGCGTCACACCCGGTCAGCGCTACGGCTACCGCGTGCACGGGCCGTACGACCCGTCACGCGGCCTGCGGTGCAACCCGGCGAAGCTGTTGGTCGACCCGTATGCGACGCGGATCACGGGCGCCTTGTCTGACCTCGACGCGGCGCTGGGCTACGTGGACGACCCGATGCTCGGCGGCCCGTCGCCGGTCGACTCGCTGGGCAGCGTGCCGCTGTCCGTGGTCACCTCGCCCGGCGGGCCGGCCACGGGCGTGAAGCCCGAGGTGCCGTTCGAGGAGGCGGTGTTCTACGAGCTGCACGTGCGCGGGTTCACCAAGCTGCACCCGGCCGTGCCCGAGCACCAGCGCGGCACCTACCTGGGGCTGGCGCACCCGGCCGTGCTGGAGCACCTGACGCGGCTCGGCGTGACGTCGGTGGAGCTGCTGCCCGTGCACGCGTTCGTCGACGAGCCGTCGTTGATCCGCGACGGCAGGCACAACTACTGGGGCTACTCCCCGCTGAGCTACTTCGCGCCGCACCCCGGCTACGCCAGCGAGCCGGGCCGGGAGGTGGAGGAGTTCCGCACGATGGTCGCCGCGCTGCACGCCGCGGAGATCGAGGTGATCATCGACGTGGTCTTCAACCACACGTGCGAGGGCGGCCCGGAGGGTCCCACGCTGTCCTACCGCGGGTTCGACGCGCCCGGCTACTACCTGCACATCGACGGCGGCGGCACGCTCGACATCACCGGCTGCGGCAACACCACCGAGGCCGGGTCGCCGCAGTTCGTGCGGCTGGTGACGGACTCGCTGCGGTACTGGGCCACCGAGATGGGCGTGGACGGCTTCCGGTTCGACCTCGCGTCCACGCTGGGCAGGCCCGGCGGCGGGCGGTTCGACCGGGCCTCGGCGATGCTCACCGCGATCACCTCGGACCCGGTGCTGTCGCGGTGCAAGCTCATCGCCGAGCCGTGGGACGCCACCGGCGACGGCTACCGGGTCGGCGACTTCGGCGTGCAGTGGGCCGAGTGGAACGGCCGGTACCGCGACACCGTGCGCGACTTCTGGCGCGGCATGACGAGCGTGCGCGACCTGGCCTACCGGCTGTCCGGCTCGTCCGACCTGTACGCCGACGACCTGCGGCGGCCGTGGCAGTCGATCAACTTCGTCACCGCGCACGACGGGTTCACGCTGCGCGACCTCGTGTCGTACAACGACAAGCACAACCTGGCCAACGGCGAGGACAATCGCGACGGCACCAACGACAACCGGTCGTGGAACTGCGGCGTCGAGGGCGAGACGGACGACGCCGAGGTGCTCGCGCTGCGGGCCCGGCAGGCGCGCAACCTGTTCGCCACGCTGATGCTGTCCACCGGCACGCCGATGCTCACCGCCGGTGACGAGCAGTGGCGCACGCAGGGCGGCAACAACAACGCCTACTGCCTGGACGACGAGACCTCCTGGATGGACTGGGGCCTCGGCGCCGAGGGCGAGGCGATGCTGGCGTTCGCCCGGCGGATCGTCGCGGTGCGCCGCGCGTCACCCGCGTTGCGGCAGCCGCAGTTCTTCGACGGCCGCACCACCGCGTCCGGCGCGCCCGACCTGGTGTGGTTCCGGCCCGACGGCGAGGAGATGGCCGAGACCGACTGGTTCGACGACGGCCGCCAGTTCCTCGGCATGTGGATCGACGGGTCGAACAGCCTGTCGCGCTCGCGGGACGGCGAGCTGGTGTCGGACGACTCGTGGCTGCTGCTCCTGCACGCGGGCGCGGACCCCGTCGAGGTCACCCTGCCGGGGCCCGAGTACGGCGGGCGCTACCAGCCGACGATCGACTCCACCACCCCCGACGGCTCGCCCGTGGCCGGGGAGAGCCTGCCTGCCGGCGCGACCGTCGTGCTGGAAGGCCGGTCCCTGCTGCTGCTGCGGGTCCCGAACTGA
- a CDS encoding cysteine dioxygenase: MTATIARADLHPKLDVRFLRDIIHPERDLWTPRELRELTSTVAAELTTPLLDILRFDADRRWWARLGLTEGVELWLLSWLPGQGTEPHDHGGAAGSFTVLTGELAEDYRYPGGPIRSATRPVGSALGFGAGRAHRVLNQGSTGAASVHAYSPPLVPTREYPSLADIPQEIPPLPALRLPLEQLRVLADQEGP, translated from the coding sequence GTGACCGCGACGATCGCGCGCGCCGACCTGCACCCGAAGCTGGACGTGCGGTTCCTGCGCGACATCATCCACCCGGAACGCGACCTGTGGACGCCGCGCGAGCTGCGCGAGCTGACCTCGACCGTGGCCGCCGAGCTGACCACCCCGCTGCTGGACATCCTCCGGTTCGACGCCGACCGTCGCTGGTGGGCGCGGCTGGGGCTGACCGAGGGCGTCGAGCTGTGGCTGCTGAGCTGGCTGCCCGGCCAGGGCACCGAGCCGCACGACCACGGCGGCGCGGCGGGCTCGTTCACCGTGCTGACCGGCGAGCTGGCGGAGGACTACCGCTACCCCGGTGGGCCGATCCGCAGCGCGACACGACCCGTCGGCAGCGCGTTGGGCTTCGGCGCCGGGCGTGCGCACCGGGTGCTGAACCAGGGCAGCACCGGTGCGGCGAGCGTGCACGCCTACTCGCCGCCGTTGGTGCCGACCCGGGAGTACCCGAGCCTCGCCGACATACCGCAGGAGATCCCGCCGTTGCCCGCCCTGCGGCTGCCGTTGGAGCAGCTGCGCGTTCTGGCCGACCAGGAGGGCCCGTGA
- the glgP gene encoding alpha-glucan family phosphorylase, protein MRALRRFTVRASLPEPLAALGTLATNLRWTWHPPTQDLFASVDPELWAESGDPLRLLSVVAPERLEALSRDEQFLAHARALADDLHRYTTGPRWFQRRQDEIGQRREHGDHDPHPLPSAIAYFSMEFGVTEALPNYSGGLGVLAGDHLKAASDLGVPLIAVGLLYRSGYFRQALSLDGWQIEHYPVLDPRGLPLELLTEPSGAPILVHVAMPGDRVLRAKVWKAQVGRIPLLLLDSDVEENDDDLRGVTDRLYGGDQDHRIRQEILAGVGGVRAVRTYCDLTGHPSPEVFHTNEGHAGFLGLERIRELVTTEGLDFDQALAAVRAGTVFTTHTPVPAGIDRFPVDLVQHYFGAETLLPGVNTQRLLALGAEDNPGLFNMAHMGLRLAQRANGVSKLHGTVSRDMFRGLWPGFDASEVPIGSVTNGVHGPTWAATEMSRLVGDTEESGVGAHGFEPVTDQRLWELRRDLRGKLVDEVRRRTRASWLQRGASALELGWTDSVFDPDVLTVGFARRVPTYKRLTLMLRDPERLRSMLLHPERPVQLVVAGKSHPADDGGKALIQQIVRFADDAGVRHRIVFLPDYDMSMARYLYWGCDVWLNNPMRPLEACGTSGMKSALNGGLNLSIRDGWWDELYDGSNGWAIPTADGVTDPTRRDDLEAAALYDLLGSQVAPLFYDRGEDGVPTRWLAMVRHTLASLGPAVQASRMVREYVENLYAPAASSAASVVGEGFRGAKELAAYRQRLRASWTRVRVLESEMSLNGSVTPNLGSPVAVRARIELAGLEPSEVDVQVALGRVGDSDELYDVVTHGMDYAGNGNYEVEVPLPHAGAVGYTVRVLPRHDLLASPAELGRVVLAG, encoded by the coding sequence ATGCGAGCACTTCGCCGGTTCACCGTCCGAGCCAGTCTGCCCGAGCCGCTGGCGGCCCTGGGCACCCTCGCCACGAACCTGCGCTGGACGTGGCACCCGCCCACCCAGGACCTGTTCGCGTCGGTCGACCCCGAGCTGTGGGCCGAGAGCGGCGACCCGTTGCGGCTGCTGTCCGTCGTCGCGCCCGAGCGGCTCGAAGCGCTCTCCCGCGACGAGCAGTTCCTCGCCCACGCCCGCGCCCTGGCCGACGACCTGCACCGCTACACCACCGGGCCGCGCTGGTTCCAGCGCCGCCAGGACGAGATCGGGCAGCGCCGCGAGCACGGCGACCACGACCCGCACCCCCTGCCCTCCGCGATCGCCTACTTCTCCATGGAGTTCGGCGTCACCGAGGCACTGCCGAACTACTCCGGCGGTCTCGGCGTGCTGGCGGGCGACCACCTCAAAGCGGCCTCCGACCTGGGCGTGCCGCTGATCGCGGTCGGCCTGCTCTACCGGTCGGGCTACTTCCGCCAGGCCCTGTCCCTGGACGGCTGGCAGATCGAGCACTACCCCGTGCTGGACCCGCGCGGCCTGCCGCTGGAGCTGCTCACCGAGCCGTCCGGCGCGCCGATCCTGGTGCACGTCGCCATGCCCGGCGACCGGGTGCTGCGCGCCAAGGTGTGGAAGGCGCAGGTCGGCCGCATCCCGCTGCTGCTGCTCGACTCCGACGTGGAGGAGAACGACGACGACCTGCGCGGCGTCACCGACCGCCTCTACGGCGGCGACCAGGACCACCGCATCCGGCAGGAGATCCTGGCCGGCGTCGGGGGCGTCCGCGCCGTGCGCACCTACTGCGACCTGACCGGGCACCCGTCGCCCGAGGTGTTCCACACCAACGAGGGCCACGCGGGCTTCCTCGGCCTGGAGCGCATCCGCGAGCTGGTCACCACCGAGGGCCTCGACTTCGACCAGGCGCTGGCGGCGGTCCGCGCGGGCACGGTGTTCACCACGCACACGCCGGTCCCGGCGGGCATCGACCGGTTCCCCGTCGACCTGGTGCAGCACTACTTCGGCGCCGAGACGCTGCTGCCGGGCGTGAACACCCAGCGGCTGCTCGCCCTCGGCGCGGAGGACAACCCGGGCCTGTTCAACATGGCGCACATGGGCCTGCGGCTCGCGCAGCGCGCCAACGGCGTCTCCAAGCTGCACGGCACGGTCAGCCGCGACATGTTCCGCGGCCTGTGGCCGGGCTTCGACGCCTCGGAGGTGCCGATCGGCTCGGTCACCAACGGCGTGCACGGCCCGACGTGGGCGGCGACCGAGATGAGCAGGCTGGTCGGCGACACCGAGGAGAGCGGCGTCGGCGCCCACGGGTTCGAGCCGGTCACCGACCAGCGGCTGTGGGAGCTGCGCAGGGACCTGCGCGGCAAGCTCGTCGACGAGGTCCGCCGCCGCACCCGCGCCTCGTGGTTGCAGCGCGGCGCGTCGGCGTTGGAGCTGGGCTGGACCGACTCGGTGTTCGACCCGGACGTGCTGACCGTAGGCTTCGCCCGCCGCGTGCCGACCTACAAGCGGCTGACGCTGATGCTGCGGGACCCGGAGCGGCTGCGCTCGATGCTGCTGCACCCCGAACGGCCGGTGCAGCTGGTCGTCGCGGGCAAGTCGCACCCCGCCGACGACGGCGGCAAGGCGTTGATCCAGCAGATCGTGCGGTTCGCCGACGACGCGGGCGTGCGGCACCGGATCGTGTTCCTGCCCGACTACGACATGTCGATGGCCCGGTACCTGTACTGGGGCTGCGACGTGTGGCTGAACAACCCGATGCGCCCGCTGGAGGCGTGCGGCACGTCCGGCATGAAGTCGGCGCTCAACGGCGGGCTGAACCTGTCGATCCGCGACGGCTGGTGGGACGAGCTGTACGACGGCAGCAACGGCTGGGCCATCCCCACCGCCGACGGCGTCACCGACCCGACCCGGCGCGACGACCTGGAGGCCGCCGCGCTGTACGACCTGCTGGGCAGCCAGGTCGCGCCGCTGTTCTACGACCGCGGTGAGGACGGCGTGCCGACCAGGTGGCTGGCGATGGTGCGGCACACGCTCGCCTCGCTCGGCCCGGCGGTGCAGGCGTCGCGGATGGTGCGCGAGTACGTGGAGAACCTGTACGCGCCCGCCGCGTCGTCCGCCGCCTCGGTGGTCGGCGAGGGCTTCCGGGGCGCCAAGGAGCTGGCCGCGTACCGGCAGCGGCTGCGGGCGTCGTGGACGCGGGTGCGGGTGCTGGAGTCGGAGATGTCGCTGAACGGGTCGGTCACGCCGAACCTCGGCTCGCCGGTCGCCGTGCGGGCCCGGATCGAGCTGGCCGGCCTGGAGCCGTCCGAAGTGGACGTGCAGGTGGCGCTGGGCCGGGTCGGCGACTCCGACGAGCTGTACGACGTGGTCACGCACGGCATGGACTACGCGGGCAACGGCAACTACGAGGTCGAGGTGCCGCTGCCGCACGCGGGCGCTGTCGGCTACACGGTGCGCGTGCTGCCGAGGCACGACCTGCTCGCGTCGCCGGCCGAACTCGGTCGGGTCGTGCTGGCGGGCTGA